A genomic stretch from Malus domestica chromosome 15, GDT2T_hap1 includes:
- the LOC103455967 gene encoding protein HEAT INTOLERANT 4-like, with the protein MARGAKRKASQREENKENSTKADNHKEQSSKAATRSKRVKASHPQSEPEYFEEPRQLEDLWKAAFPVGTEWDHLDKVYQFKWDFSNLEKAFEEGGKLHDLGNNKVYLFGGTEPQQVPYKGDLKIIYIPIVVAVVSPCPPSDKIGIKSVQRETEEIVPMKQMKMDWIPYIPYDKRDSQVVEYSRNSPQIFVLGCTQRRASLKHMKIDRLKKFDYCLPYLMPIKEEELELSTEVDILFPQEPNPPVYCVFDWQFDEVEEFTDERIKEEELSADQKDAFMEFVKEKVRQQKKENREKKEARKLEFEKMSTETKAAFENLRYYKFYPVQTPDTPDISGVKAAYINRYYNKAHEVL; encoded by the coding sequence ATGGCAAGAGGAGCTAAGAGGAAGGCCAGCCAGAGAgaagaaaacaaggaaaattcGACCAAGGCAGACAACCACAAAGAACAATCGAGCAAGGCCGCCACTCGGTCAAAGCGGGTCAAGGCATCGCACCCCCAATCCGAGCCTGAGTACTTTGAGGAGCCTCGCCAATTGGAAGATCTCTGGAAGGCTGCCTTTCCTGTTGGGACAGAGTGGGATCACTTGGACAAGGTGTACCAATTCAAGTGGGATTTCTCAAACCTTGAAAAAGCATTTGAAGAGGGGGGCAAGCTGCACGATCTTGGGAACAACAAAGTGTATCTCTTCGGTGGTACAGAGCCTCAACAAGTCCCCTATAAGGGTGATTTGAAAATTATTTACATACCTATTGTGGTGGCTGTTGTATCGCCTTGCCCACCTTCTGACAAAATTGGGATTAAGTCGGTTCAGAGAGAGACTGAAGAAATTGTTCCAATGAAACAGATGAAAATGGATTGGATTCCATATATTCCTTATGACAAGAGAGACAGCCAAGTTGTTGAATATAGTCGAAATTCTCCTCAAATATTTGTGCTGGGATGCACTCAGAGACGGGCTTCCTTGAAACACATGAAGATTGATCGTCTAAAGAAATTTGATTACTGCTTGCCGTATCTAATGCCGATCAAGGAAGAGGAGCTTGAGCTGAGCACCGAAGTCGACATACTTTTTCCACAGGAACCAAATCCACCGGTTTACTGTGTGTTTGATTGGCAGTTTGATGAAGTTGAGGAGTTCACTGATGAGCGGATAAAAGAGGAGGAATTATCTGCGGATCAAAAGGATGCCTTCATGGAGTTTGTCAAGGAGAAAGTGCgtcaacaaaagaaagaaaaccgaGAGAAAAAAGAGGCCCGCAAACTAGAATTTGAAAAAATGAGTACGGAAACTAAAGcagcatttgaaaatttgaggTATTACAAGTTCTACCCGGTGCAAACACCCGATACTCCTGACATATCAGGTGTCAAGGCTGCATACATCAACAGGTACTACAACAAGGCTCATGAGGTTCTGTGA